A region from the Drosophila bipectinata strain 14024-0381.07 chromosome 3R, DbipHiC1v2, whole genome shotgun sequence genome encodes:
- the LOC108130068 gene encoding uncharacterized protein: protein MWQAGQVLALVLYVFVTMRVAPSGGSRFNGATSGNQNSQLKVQMNAWQPFTQHNNWLILQATAPSSQDIRERRKEQKQEVQGQELQHQGLPINYYAYNHRYNDSVASSLTAGGNYKQVPPAIDPASYVLAISQQMRRGPIQRQLPEAEEAKPEVNELPATLTNQVNGDDDDDETNAIDFDAEEHLSPRGIESYLEPFERALVKVRDFCDSVRSFISDEPDVPVSNKLDAAAPGATSKELVAQGRRSRLSTAEWEGRKLKKLKKKLQKLFLPLLIAYKLKFLTLIPVLIGGLTLLVGTTGLAGFFFALFTAVMSLKTSAGGHGSKGLVLKKLT from the exons ATGTGGCAAGCGGGGCAAGTGTTGGCTTTAGTCCTTTATGTGTTCGTAACAATGAGAGTGGCACCGAGCGGCGGCAGTCGGTTTAATGGCGCCACTTCCGGCAACCAGAACTCGCAACTGAAGGTGCAGATGAACGCGTGGCAACCATTCACGCAGCACAACAATTGGCTCATCCTCCAGGCCACGGCACCCAGTTCCCAGGACATAAGAGAGCGTCGAAAGGAGCAAAAGCAGGAAGTGCAGGGGCAGGAGTTGCAGCACCAAGGACTTCCTATCAATTACTACGCCTACAACCATCGCTACAACGACAGTGTGGCAAGCTCCTTGACGGCGGGCGGAAATTACAAACAGGTTCCTCCAGCCATCGATCCAGCCAGCTACGTTTTGGCCATAAGCCAGCAGATGCGCCGCGGCCCAATCCAACGCCAGTTGCCGGAGGCCGAGGAAGCCAAACCGGAAGTCAACGAGCTGCCTGCGACTCTAACCAACCAAGTTAatggtgatgatgatgacgatgaaaCCAATGCCATTGATTTCGATGCGGAGGAGCATCTGTCGCCTCGGGGAATAGAGTCCTACTTGGAACCCTTCGAACGGGCGCTGGTGAAAGTGCGGGACTTCTGCGACTCCGTAAGGAGCTTTATTTCTGACGAGCCAG ATGTGCCTGTCTCAAATAAATTGGATGCCGCAGCGCCAGGTGCAACATCAAAGGAGCTGGTGGCCCAAGGTCGCCGCAGCCGCCTGTCCACCGCCGAGTGGGAGGGCCGCAAGCTCAAGAAGCTGAAGAAGAAGCTTCAGAAGCTGTTCCTGCCCCTCCTGATTGCCTACAAGCTGAAGTTCCTCACCCTGATACCAGTGCTCATCGGTGGACTCACCCTCCTGGTGGGCACCACGGGTCTGGCCGGTTTCTTCTTCGCCCTCTTTACGGCCGTAATGAGTCTGAAGACCTCCGCGGGCGGCCACGGCAGCAAGGGGCTCGTTTTAAAGAAACTCACATGA
- the Osi13 gene encoding uncharacterized protein Osi13 has protein sequence MPRISIAFAIYLQLWLVSFGGAKALPPVVQLGGAIVAAVEQNAELEAASEEQQRVDREWLAVAETQFQRILKDDLSAEELNKMLERWKIEGRGKHKKQKKLMKMIYPMLAAAALAKIVILPLILKWLTALSTSSFVMGKIALATSGLLALKWIMSGGHARDRLEIIHSSAPAIKGFHGDLSGSGSNWMPIRQPYIPLGLSKDHNYDNLYKPFL, from the exons ATGCCAAGAATTTCGATCGCATTTGCAATTTACCTCCAGCTCTGGCTGGTGTCCTTCGGTGGTGCGAAGGCCCTTCCACCAGTGGTGCAGTTGGGTGGTGCCATAGTGGCAGCCGTAGAGCAAAACGCCGAGTTGGAAGCTGCTTCCGAAGAGCAGCAGCGAGTGGATCGGGAGTGGCTAGCAGTGGCCGAAACCCAATTTCAAAGGATTTTAAAAGATGATCTAAGTGCCGAAGAATTGAACAAAATGCTTGAAAGATGGAAAATCGAAG GTCGTGGCaagcacaaaaaacagaaaaagctGATGAAAATGATATATCCCAtgctggctgctgctgctttggcCAAAATAGTTATACTACCGCTTATATTGAAATGGCTGACGGCACTTTCGACGTCTTCGTTTGTCATGGGGAAAATTGCTTTGGCCACTTCCGGTCTATTGGCCCTAAAGTGGATAATGTCCGGCGGCCATGCACGCGATCGATTAGAGATTATTCACTCCTCAGCACCGGCCATTAAGGGATTCCATGGAGATCTTTCAGGAAGTGGCAGTAATTGGATGCCCATTCGACAGCCCTATATACCATTGGGCTTATCGAAAGATCACAACTATGACAATTTGTACAAACCATTTTTATAG
- the LOC108129444 gene encoding eggshell protein 1, whose protein sequence is MKLFVCLLALAATLATTNAGLLGLLKGGGGGGGGGYGGGYGGGYGGGYGGGGGGVQVVKVINTYEGGHGGGGYGGGGYGGGGYGGGGYGGGGWGGGSYGGGSYGGSYGGGGYSGGGYGGGSRVDVYKVITTTHGGGGYGGGGYGGGYGGSYGGSYGGGYGGQSGWWKVKK, encoded by the exons ATGAAA CTGTTCGTTTGTCTTCTGGCGCTGGCCGCCACACTGGCAACTACCAACGCAGGACTACTGGGTCTGCTGAaaggcggtggtggtggtggtggcggtggctaTGGAGGCGGATACGGTGGTGGCTATGGAGGTGGCtacggcggtggcggcggaggaGTCCAGGTCGTCAAAGTGATCAATACCTATGAGGGAGGACATGGAGGCGGTGGCTACGGAGGCGGTGGTTATGGAGGCGGTGGCTACGGAGGCGGTGGCTACGGAGGCGGTGGCTGGGGAGGCGGTAGCTATGGTGGTGGAAGCTACGGCGGCAGCTATGGCGGCGGTGGCTACAGCGGCGGTGGCTACGGCGGCGGTTCCCGCGTGGATGTCTACAAAGTAATCACAACCACCCATGGAGGTGGTGGCTACGGTGGTGGCGGTTACGGAGGTGGCTACGGAGGAAGTTACGGTGGCAGCTACGGTGGCGGCTATGGCGGCCAGTCCGGCTGGTGGAAAGTGAAGAAGTAA